The Candidatus Methylacidiphilales bacterium genome includes a region encoding these proteins:
- a CDS encoding HipA domain-containing protein, with product MKRCPITYEPVSSWVDYSAGGLKLLDRNLLSLAPLAYTAVEQRQEALERAGKMSIPGVQLKLSAVLKSREGRFEVVDCNGKFILKPPGLDFPELPENEDLTMRLAAGVGIETPLHGLVYASDGSFTYFIRRFDREARKGRIPLEDFSQLSGASRETKYESSMEEVAAIVERFCTFPAIERVKLFERTLFSFLTGNEDMHLKNFSLITRRGRIDLAPAYDLVNSTIALTKPKEEMALPLHGKRSSLTRSDLFSYFAGERLQINDRILGEIIQRFQAAFPLWDELIAGSFLSPNKKISYAGVLKERKSRLGFAAGE from the coding sequence ATGAAACGCTGTCCGATCACCTACGAGCCGGTCAGTTCCTGGGTGGATTACTCGGCCGGCGGATTGAAGCTTCTGGACCGGAATCTCCTTTCCCTGGCTCCATTGGCTTACACAGCAGTGGAGCAGCGGCAGGAGGCGCTTGAGCGCGCGGGGAAAATGTCCATCCCGGGAGTCCAGTTAAAGTTGAGCGCCGTGCTGAAGAGCAGGGAGGGCAGGTTTGAGGTGGTGGATTGCAACGGCAAGTTCATCCTCAAGCCGCCGGGCCTGGATTTTCCGGAACTGCCCGAGAATGAAGACCTGACGATGCGTCTCGCTGCTGGGGTTGGGATCGAGACGCCACTGCATGGACTTGTTTACGCCAGTGACGGTTCGTTCACGTATTTCATAAGGCGTTTCGATCGCGAGGCGCGGAAGGGGCGGATTCCGCTGGAAGATTTCTCGCAGCTTTCAGGCGCGAGCAGGGAGACAAAATACGAATCGTCCATGGAAGAGGTGGCGGCCATTGTGGAACGGTTTTGCACATTCCCCGCCATCGAGCGTGTGAAGCTTTTCGAGCGGACACTTTTCAGCTTCCTTACCGGCAACGAGGACATGCACTTGAAAAACTTTTCGCTCATCACCCGGCGCGGACGCATTGATCTTGCGCCGGCCTACGATCTGGTGAATTCGACCATCGCACTAACGAAACCGAAGGAAGAGATGGCCCTGCCCCTTCACGGGAAGCGATCCAGTCTCACACGAAGCGACCTGTTTAGCTATTTTGCCGGAGAACGCCTTCAGATCAACGACCGTATCCTGGGCGAAATAATCCAGCGTTTTCAGGCGGCCTTTCCGCTCTGGGACGAGCTGATCGCCGGTAGTTTTCTTTCTCCGAACAAGAAGATTTCTTACGCGGGTGTGCTCAAGGAGCGGAAGTCTCGGCTTGGCTTCGCAGCGGGAGAGTAA
- a CDS encoding HipA N-terminal domain-containing protein yields the protein MAGIYQQGVLAGFLEELGGDKWRFSYSDGYSGESVSLTMPVSRRVYDFDRFPPAFEGLLPEGMQLEAMLRRHKLDGNDLFGQLKLTGQDLVGSLTVKEIE from the coding sequence ATGGCCGGGATTTATCAGCAGGGTGTTCTCGCCGGTTTTCTCGAAGAACTTGGCGGCGACAAATGGCGGTTCAGCTATTCGGACGGTTATTCCGGTGAATCGGTGTCGCTAACCATGCCGGTGTCGCGGCGTGTCTATGATTTTGACCGGTTCCCGCCCGCCTTTGAAGGCCTGCTGCCGGAAGGGATGCAACTGGAGGCGATGCTGCGCCGCCACAAACTGGATGGCAATGACCTGTTCGGGCAGTTGAAGCTGACCGGCCAGGATCTCGTCGGCTCGCTCACGGTGAAGGAGATAGAATGA
- a CDS encoding helix-turn-helix domain-containing protein: protein MLKEIIKLHRRVSGLSQAELAKLAGVGKTVIFDLEHGKLSVRYDTLAKILSALNITINLQSPVMERLRADSVGTSSKDQTT from the coding sequence ATGCTTAAGGAAATCATCAAACTGCACCGGCGCGTGAGCGGCCTTTCTCAGGCCGAACTGGCAAAGCTGGCTGGCGTTGGAAAGACTGTGATCTTTGATTTGGAACATGGAAAGCTGTCGGTCCGCTATGACACCCTGGCGAAGATCCTCTCGGCGCTCAATATCACGATCAACCTCCAGAGCCCGGTGATGGAACGCCTTCGGGCCGACAGCGTTGGCACTTCATCAAAAGATCAAACGACATGA
- a CDS encoding glycosyltransferase family 39 protein has translation MHEFRASPVELPEMGKGGVFVFGSRWNVLLIFALLSIVFIAGSFEPVVYDETEGQYSGAAREMLARGDWLLPTNNQLPRLQKPPLVYWCLMAGMSVFGKSEFGVRLPVALATVAWVFSVYLLGRAVGGRRFGLAGALLLASSCGFFVFTHVIMPEVFLALFITLTFWAMLRAWQMPENRVFWTRLAWVFMGVGSMCKGLHGALWPLLAVAVSALWDKNSRPFWKAFLSVEGPLIIAVILLPWYGLMQLRCPGFIQDHFINEQLGHAVDKRWPPSSNQVGLLVFVLQHFFMLMPGMLLLPAALVSLKSHVPKDPELWKFSRMFLGGAFLVILLTSMTSARQDYYTMAGWPVLTLLLAFAVVEPRPQARVWYFLPFVCLLAAGLAGAGFVLWLVTRSQETAAAVTPLVERDHLLTALQGFSMGAWLDFMPLIRNTSLSLLLGGVAGLWLVWRRKLAPAFAVLMLSMLVPYFMAVRGFAVKQDFFSMENSAVKIESVAQPDAMVVYDGYPNLASSLFFYLNRQVYWYGVPLNYEYATRNLGLGRELYLQDDSLKAAWDSPRQVFLIIEQSAAAVWEKRLSLAPGQMKPFSTSGTRVVLTNHPIVK, from the coding sequence ATGCATGAATTCCGCGCCAGTCCGGTTGAGTTGCCGGAAATGGGAAAAGGGGGCGTATTTGTTTTCGGCAGCCGTTGGAACGTGCTGCTGATATTTGCCTTACTGTCTATTGTTTTTATCGCCGGAAGCTTTGAACCGGTGGTTTATGACGAAACCGAGGGCCAGTACAGCGGCGCAGCCCGCGAAATGCTGGCTCGGGGCGACTGGCTGCTGCCCACCAACAACCAGCTCCCCCGCCTTCAAAAACCTCCCCTGGTTTATTGGTGCCTCATGGCCGGCATGTCCGTTTTTGGAAAATCGGAATTTGGGGTACGCCTGCCGGTGGCATTGGCCACGGTTGCCTGGGTTTTTTCAGTCTATCTGCTGGGCCGGGCCGTGGGCGGGCGCCGTTTCGGGCTGGCAGGCGCGCTCTTGCTGGCTTCTTCCTGCGGTTTTTTTGTTTTCACCCATGTGATCATGCCGGAAGTGTTTCTCGCGCTTTTTATCACCCTGACTTTCTGGGCCATGCTGCGCGCGTGGCAAATGCCGGAAAACAGGGTGTTTTGGACGCGGCTGGCCTGGGTGTTCATGGGGGTGGGCTCCATGTGCAAGGGATTACACGGCGCACTGTGGCCGTTGCTGGCGGTTGCGGTGTCCGCGCTGTGGGACAAAAATTCGCGGCCTTTTTGGAAGGCCTTCTTGAGCGTGGAAGGGCCGTTGATTATTGCGGTCATTTTGCTGCCCTGGTATGGGCTGATGCAATTGCGTTGTCCCGGATTCATCCAGGACCATTTCATCAACGAACAACTTGGCCATGCGGTGGACAAACGCTGGCCCCCCAGCAGCAATCAGGTCGGTTTGTTGGTCTTTGTCTTGCAACATTTTTTCATGCTTATGCCGGGCATGTTGCTGTTGCCGGCCGCGCTTGTTTCTTTGAAGTCGCATGTACCGAAAGATCCGGAGCTCTGGAAATTTAGCCGTATGTTTCTGGGGGGTGCCTTTTTGGTCATTCTGCTGACATCCATGACTTCGGCCCGGCAGGATTATTACACCATGGCGGGCTGGCCGGTGCTGACCTTGTTGCTTGCGTTCGCGGTGGTGGAGCCCCGGCCCCAGGCGCGGGTTTGGTATTTCCTGCCTTTTGTTTGTCTCCTCGCCGCGGGGCTTGCGGGCGCGGGCTTTGTGTTGTGGTTGGTGACGCGTTCGCAGGAAACCGCAGCTGCGGTCACGCCGCTGGTCGAGCGGGATCATTTGTTGACGGCATTGCAGGGATTTTCAATGGGCGCCTGGCTGGATTTCATGCCTCTGATCCGGAATACATCGCTGAGCTTGTTGTTAGGTGGTGTGGCCGGTCTCTGGCTCGTTTGGCGCAGGAAACTGGCGCCTGCCTTCGCGGTCCTGATGCTGTCGATGCTGGTTCCGTATTTCATGGCAGTCCGCGGATTTGCGGTGAAGCAGGATTTTTTCTCGATGGAGAACTCGGCGGTTAAAATCGAATCGGTGGCGCAACCGGACGCCATGGTGGTGTACGATGGCTATCCCAACCTCGCCTCCAGCCTCTTCTTTTACCTGAACCGGCAGGTGTATTGGTACGGCGTCCCGCTCAACTACGAATATGCGACCCGCAACCTCGGCTTGGGCCGCGAATTGTATTTGCAGGATGATTCCTTGAAAGCCGCATGGGATTCGCCGCGCCAGGTTTTTTTGATTATTGAGCAGTCGGCGGCGGCGGTATGGGAAAAGCGGCTCTCGCTCGCGCCCGGACAAATGAAGCCCTTTTCCACCAGCGGCACGCGCGTGGTGTTGACCAATCATCCTATAGTGAAATAA
- a CDS encoding PAS domain S-box protein: MSAKLHILMLEDEAADAELVIQKLREAGIDADNKWVFTESDFLEQLRKFNPDLILADYSLRGYDGMSALKAVKNLRPEIPFIFYSGSMNEELVVDALINGATDYVLKQRLNRLAPAVLRAMREIKERQQRVEVESGLKLLSAALQHASNAVVITDREARVIWVNPAFTRLTGYALEEAKNQKTNLLKSGVHDEAFYKELWETVLAGKVWHAEMVNRRKDGTLYTEENTITPVLNDRGDITHFISIKQDITERKQSEEKLRALNGQLRALFEDSPLASVVLDSRGFVTLWNPAAVRVFGWTASEAIGGPPPTVNQAKRAEFENLLRRVMSGEHIQGLEIVRQRKDGADLNLRISVAPLYDAKGKATSSMAVFSDITDQKRLEARFLRAQRLESVGQMAGGIAHDLNNILAPILMGIPMLREELKSEELKTLMSAMENSAKRGAAIIKQILTFSRGVPSERVPLQTNYILQEIAQIIRETFPKSITLKHSIPNDLWNMEGDITQLHQVLMNLCVNARDAMPKGGVLTLAAENVVLDENFAATTPNAKPGPHLVWLVSDTGTGISHSDLDRIFDPFFSTKESSKGTGLGLSTVLGIVRNHDGLILVDSKVGQGTQFRVYFPALNAPIPSDQMSNEPPQRGKGELVLVVDDEAGIRDVTGRVLRKYGYEVLLAANGIEALSLFKSRRSKIKAVFADLIMPQMDGMDLIAKLKKTDSKVKIVVCSGQVEDLNADELKKQGVREILTKPYSPVMLLAVLQKVLKAK; the protein is encoded by the coding sequence ATGAGCGCGAAACTTCACATTTTAATGCTGGAGGACGAGGCGGCGGACGCTGAACTGGTTATTCAGAAACTGCGCGAGGCCGGAATTGACGCTGATAACAAGTGGGTTTTCACAGAGTCTGATTTCCTGGAGCAACTCCGGAAATTCAATCCCGACTTGATTCTTGCCGATTATTCGCTGCGGGGTTACGACGGCATGTCCGCCCTGAAGGCGGTAAAAAACCTGCGGCCGGAAATCCCCTTTATTTTTTATTCGGGATCGATGAACGAAGAGCTGGTTGTGGACGCCCTCATCAATGGGGCGACTGATTACGTGTTGAAGCAACGCTTGAACCGCCTCGCGCCGGCCGTCTTGCGCGCCATGCGGGAAATCAAGGAACGCCAGCAGCGCGTCGAGGTGGAGTCGGGATTGAAGTTGTTAAGCGCGGCATTGCAGCATGCGTCGAACGCCGTGGTTATCACGGACCGCGAGGCCAGGGTTATTTGGGTAAATCCGGCGTTTACCCGTCTGACCGGGTACGCGCTTGAAGAGGCAAAAAATCAGAAGACCAATCTCCTGAAATCCGGCGTGCATGACGAAGCTTTTTACAAGGAACTGTGGGAGACTGTGCTTGCCGGGAAAGTCTGGCATGCGGAGATGGTGAACCGGCGCAAGGACGGGACGCTCTATACGGAGGAAAATACCATCACGCCGGTTTTGAATGACAGGGGCGATATTACCCACTTCATTTCCATCAAACAGGACATTACGGAGCGCAAGCAGAGTGAAGAAAAACTCAGGGCGCTCAATGGACAGTTGAGGGCTCTATTCGAGGACTCTCCCCTGGCGTCGGTTGTTTTGGACAGCCGGGGTTTCGTAACTTTGTGGAATCCCGCGGCCGTGCGTGTTTTTGGCTGGACGGCTTCAGAAGCGATTGGAGGGCCTCCACCCACTGTGAATCAGGCAAAACGCGCCGAGTTCGAGAATCTTTTGAGGCGGGTTATGTCAGGCGAACATATTCAGGGGCTGGAAATCGTGCGCCAGCGCAAAGATGGGGCCGACTTGAACCTGCGTATTTCCGTCGCGCCCCTGTATGACGCCAAGGGCAAAGCCACATCTTCCATGGCTGTTTTTTCCGATATCACGGATCAGAAGCGCCTGGAGGCCCGGTTTCTGCGGGCCCAGCGCCTGGAAAGCGTCGGGCAGATGGCGGGCGGGATCGCCCATGATTTAAACAATATACTAGCGCCAATACTGATGGGGATTCCCATGCTGCGCGAGGAACTGAAAAGCGAGGAGTTGAAGACCCTGATGAGCGCGATGGAGAACAGCGCCAAACGCGGGGCCGCGATCATCAAGCAAATCCTGACTTTTTCCCGCGGCGTCCCAAGCGAGCGTGTCCCCCTGCAAACAAACTATATCCTTCAGGAGATTGCCCAGATCATCCGCGAAACATTCCCCAAGTCCATCACGTTGAAACATTCCATCCCCAATGATCTCTGGAACATGGAAGGAGACATCACGCAGCTCCACCAGGTGTTGATGAATCTTTGCGTCAACGCCCGGGACGCGATGCCGAAGGGCGGGGTGCTTACCCTGGCGGCTGAAAATGTTGTCCTGGATGAAAATTTTGCCGCCACAACTCCAAACGCCAAACCGGGGCCTCATCTGGTCTGGCTGGTTTCGGACACCGGCACCGGCATTTCGCACAGCGATTTGGATCGTATTTTCGACCCCTTTTTCAGCACCAAGGAATCCAGCAAAGGCACAGGGTTGGGGCTATCGACGGTGCTCGGCATTGTCCGCAACCACGACGGTTTGATTCTGGTGGACAGCAAGGTGGGGCAGGGAACCCAGTTCAGGGTTTATTTCCCCGCGCTGAATGCGCCAATCCCATCCGATCAGATGTCAAACGAGCCTCCGCAGCGGGGTAAAGGGGAACTGGTCCTTGTGGTGGACGATGAAGCGGGCATTCGGGATGTGACCGGGCGCGTGTTGAGAAAATACGGGTATGAAGTGTTGCTGGCCGCGAATGGTATTGAAGCGCTTTCCTTGTTCAAGTCCCGCCGATCCAAAATCAAGGCTGTGTTTGCCGATTTGATCATGCCGCAGATGGACGGAATGGATTTGATTGCGAAACTGAAAAAAACGGATTCCAAGGTGAAAATCGTCGTTTGCAGCGGGCAGGTTGAGGATTTGAATGCGGATGAGCTGAAGAAACAGGGTGTTAGGGAGATTTTAACAAAACCCTACAGCCCTGTCATGCTTCTGGCCGTACTGCAAAAAGTGTTGAAGGCGAAATAA
- the pheS gene encoding phenylalanine--tRNA ligase subunit alpha, translating to MIEELQQLKEQALAEIGGVQDAAALEAWRVKYLSRQGLLPAVLEKIKDVPKEQRPEAGKSSNLVKKQINDAFDLKKQSFGGVSHGQPEDTSLTGRPLPCATPHVVHQTIDRIVSIFRRMGFALADGPEMETEFYNFDALNTPADHPARNEQDTFYVDHPADPKYGRYLLRTQTSTVQIRTMENQKPPIRIIAPGRCYRRDEIDATHGVFFHQIESLVVDEGITLRDLKGAMEYFFKEFMGADTKVRFRPHFFPFTEPSFEIDMARAGSSVKGREWLEICGCGMVDPAVFQSVGIDSERYTGFAFGMGVERMAMLRHGIPDLRLFYENDIRFLKQF from the coding sequence ATGATCGAGGAACTGCAACAGTTGAAGGAGCAGGCCCTGGCCGAAATCGGGGGGGTGCAGGACGCGGCTGCTTTGGAGGCCTGGCGGGTCAAATATCTCAGCCGACAGGGATTGCTCCCGGCTGTCCTTGAAAAAATCAAGGACGTCCCCAAGGAACAACGGCCTGAAGCCGGCAAGAGTTCAAACTTAGTAAAAAAACAGATCAACGACGCCTTTGATCTCAAAAAGCAGTCCTTTGGCGGCGTCTCCCACGGCCAGCCGGAAGATACCAGCCTGACGGGCCGCCCGTTGCCCTGCGCCACGCCCCATGTTGTGCATCAGACGATTGACCGGATCGTTTCGATTTTTCGGCGCATGGGTTTCGCGCTTGCGGACGGGCCCGAGATGGAGACGGAGTTTTACAATTTCGACGCGTTGAACACGCCGGCGGACCATCCGGCCCGCAACGAGCAGGACACTTTTTATGTGGATCATCCCGCAGACCCTAAATACGGGCGCTACCTGCTTCGCACACAGACTTCCACCGTGCAGATACGGACGATGGAAAACCAAAAGCCGCCGATCCGGATTATTGCGCCCGGACGTTGTTATCGCCGGGATGAAATCGACGCCACACACGGTGTATTTTTCCACCAGATTGAAAGCCTGGTCGTGGATGAGGGAATCACCCTGCGCGACCTGAAAGGCGCGATGGAATATTTTTTCAAGGAGTTCATGGGCGCCGACACCAAAGTGCGGTTCCGGCCGCATTTTTTCCCGTTCACCGAACCGAGTTTTGAAATCGACATGGCCCGTGCCGGCTCGAGCGTGAAGGGCCGGGAATGGCTGGAGATTTGCGGTTGCGGCATGGTGGATCCGGCTGTGTTTCAAAGCGTCGGGATTGATTCCGAGCGTTACACCGGGTTTGCTTTTGGCATGGGAGTGGAGCGGATGGCCATGCTGCGGCACGGCATCCCGGACCTGCGCCTGTTTTACGAGAACGACATCCGGTTTCTGAAGCAATTTTGA
- the rplT gene encoding 50S ribosomal protein L20 has translation MPRATNAAASRERRKRVVSSAKGFRGNRSKLFRYAKDATTKAKYWSYRDRKTRKRNFRMLWNTRIGLAVREFGLTYSKFIAGLKTAKVEIDRKILADLAVSEPGAFQEVVKLAKN, from the coding sequence ATGCCCAGAGCAACAAATGCAGCCGCCTCACGTGAACGACGCAAACGCGTCGTGAGTTCGGCCAAAGGATTCCGCGGCAACCGGAGCAAGCTGTTTCGTTACGCCAAAGATGCCACCACAAAAGCCAAATATTGGTCCTACCGCGACCGCAAGACGCGCAAGCGCAACTTCCGCATGTTGTGGAACACCCGCATCGGTCTGGCTGTCAGGGAATTCGGCCTGACCTACAGCAAGTTCATTGCCGGACTGAAGACGGCCAAGGTGGAAATCGACCGCAAGATCCTGGCGGATCTGGCGGTGAGCGAGCCGGGCGCATTTCAGGAAGTGGTCAAACTGGCCAAGAACTGA
- the rpmI gene encoding 50S ribosomal protein L35, with translation MRKGSSAKTKKAVAKRFKLTASGKLKMSKAGRRHLAASKNRKRKRHLAKRAMVSAADTPRMKLCLPFS, from the coding sequence ATGCGCAAAGGAAGTTCAGCAAAAACAAAGAAAGCCGTGGCCAAACGGTTCAAATTGACGGCCAGCGGAAAACTAAAAATGAGCAAGGCCGGACGCCGCCACCTGGCAGCCAGCAAGAATCGCAAACGCAAACGCCATTTGGCCAAGCGCGCGATGGTATCCGCGGCCGACACGCCGCGGATGAAACTGTGCTTGCCATTTAGCTGA
- the infC gene encoding translation initiation factor IF-3 encodes MRINNRIRAREVLVIGPDGHSLGLMEVSTALIQARKHNLDLVEVSPKARPPVCKILDYGKYRYELSKRDKEARKQNAAAKVKELKFHVNIDGHDYDTKLRHAETFLFRGMKAKCMLVFRGREMQHQDLGKELVARIRKDLEHVGLADAEPKLIGRNINLMLTPLPLNKRARKFTKESDTEFDEEEEGGADSATE; translated from the coding sequence CTGAGAATCAACAACCGCATCCGCGCCAGGGAAGTCCTGGTCATCGGGCCGGACGGCCATTCGCTGGGGCTGATGGAAGTCAGCACCGCCCTGATCCAGGCGCGCAAGCATAACCTGGATCTGGTGGAGGTAAGCCCCAAAGCGCGCCCGCCGGTCTGCAAAATCCTGGATTACGGCAAATACCGCTACGAACTTTCCAAGCGGGACAAGGAGGCGCGCAAACAAAATGCGGCCGCCAAGGTCAAGGAGCTGAAGTTTCACGTCAATATAGACGGGCACGATTACGACACCAAGCTGCGCCATGCGGAAACCTTTCTTTTCCGGGGGATGAAGGCCAAATGCATGTTGGTGTTCCGCGGCCGGGAAATGCAGCATCAGGACCTCGGAAAGGAGCTGGTGGCCCGCATCCGGAAGGATCTGGAACATGTGGGGCTGGCCGATGCCGAGCCGAAATTAATTGGCAGGAACATCAATTTGATGTTAACTCCCCTCCCGCTTAATAAAAGGGCGAGGAAATTCACGAAGGAAAGTGACACGGAATTTGACGAAGAAGAAGAAGGCGGAGCAGATTCCGCCACAGAGTAA
- a CDS encoding NAD(P)-dependent oxidoreductase: MNISLIGYGIIGQAWAQHYQADGHTLKIWNRSPKTVPGYEPNLPKAVAGADVIHIVVADPPAVLEIFTQILPVLTRSMLILQSSTISPESSESFRRMVEQSGASYVEAPFTGSKPAAEKRENVFFLGGSAEAKQRARSVLQPLSKAIFDLGDNRQASTVKLAMNLQIAAICQALSEGLEMSRRAGIPDPVFFDVLAQNVARSGVSDLKKDKLSTAEFSPQFSIKHMHKDLRLALDSAPASTLPLTRRVCEIYTQGMDQGWGDLDFSALIRLLVVHTP; the protein is encoded by the coding sequence ATGAATATTTCCCTCATTGGATACGGCATTATCGGCCAGGCTTGGGCCCAACACTACCAGGCCGACGGCCACACGCTCAAAATCTGGAACCGCAGTCCCAAAACCGTCCCCGGGTATGAGCCCAACCTGCCCAAGGCCGTCGCAGGCGCCGACGTCATCCATATTGTGGTGGCAGATCCGCCCGCCGTCCTGGAAATTTTCACTCAAATCCTTCCGGTTCTGACCCGTTCCATGTTGATCCTGCAATCCAGCACGATTTCCCCGGAAAGTTCCGAATCCTTCAGGCGCATGGTGGAACAGTCCGGGGCCTCCTATGTCGAAGCCCCCTTCACCGGCAGCAAACCCGCCGCCGAAAAGCGGGAAAATGTGTTTTTTCTCGGAGGCAGCGCTGAAGCAAAGCAGCGCGCGCGCTCAGTCCTGCAACCCTTGAGCAAAGCCATCTTTGATCTCGGCGACAACCGCCAGGCTTCCACCGTCAAGCTCGCCATGAACCTGCAGATCGCCGCCATCTGCCAGGCTCTCTCGGAAGGGCTCGAAATGTCCCGCCGGGCCGGTATTCCAGATCCCGTTTTTTTTGATGTTCTGGCCCAAAATGTCGCCCGTTCCGGTGTCAGTGATCTAAAAAAAGACAAACTTTCAACCGCTGAATTCAGCCCCCAGTTTTCCATCAAGCACATGCACAAGGACCTCAGGCTCGCGCTGGACTCCGCTCCCGCATCCACGCTGCCACTCACCCGGCGCGTCTGTGAAATTTATACACAGGGTATGGACCAAGGCTGGGGCGACCTCGATTTCTCGGCCTTGATCCGGCTGCTGGTGGTCCATACGCCATGA